In a genomic window of Wyeomyia smithii strain HCP4-BCI-WySm-NY-G18 chromosome 1, ASM2978416v1, whole genome shotgun sequence:
- the LOC129716891 gene encoding uncharacterized protein LOC129716891 yields the protein MELNQTQCENSAVAESQNILYSIPSYPSIKPDSVYVTDGGLIHLTDPHELSAPILTLSDFQKEMDVLKQDFSILILTNTEKAIEKSFQDNFARFSSLFEIYGKRLELTSKDESLVENHSLIDSEEDPSTWNSALSHSDIEHKYLTYFSKIIIPNSYNGNGDNACYTAVDCLFTRNFWNQFTWTGINRGAKSKRGFREFGNVTQHILKIVQIGDPLYTAQKLEAFCKTRLFRYAKARSSNKQLRRSACRPGRKLITKKILNQTDSNILVQTVHTGAGIDKSVHESKEYFPNVQDTESGSEDDDLNGSIEVSKGGVEDDE from the exons ATGGAATTAAATCAGACACAATGTGAGAACTCCGCAGTTGCAGAATCGCAAAATATACTTTATTCAATTCCTTCATATCCGTCGATCAAACCAGATTCTGTATATGTAACTGATGGTGGTTTGATTCACTTGACTGACCCACACGAATTATCAG CACCAATTCTTACATTGTCAGATTTTCAAAAGGAAATGGATGTTTTGAAGCAGGATTTCAGCATTCTTATACTAACAAATACCGAAAAAGCTATCGAAAAAAGTTTCCAAGATAACTTTGCCAGGTTTTCATCACTTTTCGAAATATATGGAAAACGTTTGGAACTGACTTCAAAAGATGAATCGCTTGTGGAAAATCATTCGTTGATAGACAGCGAAGAAGATCCAAGTACCTGGAATTCTGCATTATCCCACAGTGATATTGAACACAAATAT CTGACGTATTTTTCTAAAATAATTATCCCTAATTCGTACAATGGCAATGGTGACAACGCCTGCTATACTGCGGTCGACTGTTTATTTACAAGAAACTTCTGGAATCAGTTTACTTGGACTGGTATTAACAGAGGAGCTAAGTCCAAGCGTGGGTTTCGTGAGTTTGGTAACGTTACCCAGCATATATTAAAGATAGTACAAATCGGAGACCCCTTGTATACAGCTCAAAAACTGGAAGCATTCTGTAAAACAAGGCTATTCCGATATGCAAAAGCCCGATCTAGCAATAAACAGTTGAGACGTTCAGCATGTAGGCCAGGAAGGAAATTGATTACTAAGAAGATTCTAAATCAAACTGATTCCAATATTTTGGTTCAAACTGTTCATACTGGCGCTGGAATCGATAAATCCGTTCATGAGAGCAAAGAATATTTTCCAAATGTTCAAGATACCGAAAGCGGAAGTGAGGATGATGATCTTAATGGTTCTATTGAAGTTTCGAAAGGCGGCGTTGAGGATGATGAATAG
- the LOC129717843 gene encoding uncharacterized protein LOC129717843, which produces MTDQIKNQQNALNSILKDNDYIISEHQKIQIVFQLNTFIETLKSLEYAILLTKLNIISKLILTPKEIDLIAQEISSQGLEIHNLDDTNNYLTTSTLYSESTLIISVNIPRLLPITYRKVSIEPLPILNHTAKLMHNEVLMNSNQILAIVSKCQQNRKVTLCERRQVIDISENPCEAALLRGRFGHCNLVEKPPTTELQFLESSNTSSSRKQVIARDEQYLRKEQLTTKPNLKV; this is translated from the exons ATGACAgatcaaattaaaaaccaaCAGAATGCCCTAAATAGTATTCTTAAAGATAATGATTACATCATTAGCGAACATCAGAAAATTCAAATTGTCTTTCAACTAAACACATTTATAGAAACTCTAAAATCACTCGAATACGCTATCTTGCTTACTAAACTAAACATTATAAGTAAACTAATTCTTACACCAAAAGAAATTGATCTAATAGCACAAGAGATTTCAAGCCAAGGTTTAGAAATTCACAACCTCGACGACACCAACAACTATCTCACCACCAGCACCCTATATAGCGAATCAACCCTCATCATCAGCGTTAACATACCACGACTTCTTCCAATCACATACCGGAAAGTGAGCATCGAACCTTTGCCAATACTGAACCATACAGCCAAACTGATGCATAATGAAGTCTTAATGAACTCAAATCAAATCTTAGCGATTGTTTCAAAATGCCAACAAAACCGCAAAGTTACTTTATGCGAAAGGAGACAGGTAATCGATATTAGCGAAAACCCGTGTGAAGCCGCATTATTGCGAGGACGTTTTGGACATTGTAATCTCGTGGAAAAACCTCCAACCACAGAA TTACAATTTTTGGAATCATCAAATACCAGCAGTTCGCGAAAACAGGTAATTGCTCGGGACGAGCAATACTTGCGCAAGGAGCAGTTAACGACGAAACCAAATCTCAAAGTTTAA